A window from Dioscorea cayenensis subsp. rotundata cultivar TDr96_F1 chromosome 10, TDr96_F1_v2_PseudoChromosome.rev07_lg8_w22 25.fasta, whole genome shotgun sequence encodes these proteins:
- the LOC120270455 gene encoding BTB/POZ domain-containing protein At3g44820: MAPTTTPWASPFYNKGNDWFVDTYLPSDIVVEIGGTLFHLHKFPLLSKCGKIAHALEESENTDKEVHLTLDCCPGGLDAFIIAAKFCYGLRVELSPTNIFVVYCVAEFLEMTDEFGEENLLAQAEAFFHKVVLRSWKDCIVALQSADNSISHAESLRIVHKCLSALSMMVCTDPSLFGWPMMMYGSLQSPGGSILWNGINTGARIRSSASDWWQEDISCLSMLMFKQLIETMTERGIRPENISGALMHYLRKYLPGLDRWQIGLGGRSKNLANLAMATGIIDQKVLLECLEKLLPERKGKSYSRFLLGLLRIAIILNVCQSCKDSLERRIGMQLELATLDGLLIPNFSYSDHLYDTDCVERIIGHFLSCQSVTVVSFSPSSISDPPRSPSSTPIRKVTKLIDSYLSEIAPDVNLKPDKMLSLVEALPESFRSLHDGLYQALDIYFKAHPWLSQSDREQLCDSIDYGRLSIDACAHASQNERLPLRVVLQVLYFEQLHLRKALSQCLHVLDSDSNAAADANDLTGQILQRDGWVTLVRENCGLRVDLEGMRSRVRVLEQEFASMKRDLSKADRPHSLSITAQAISRKLGCMPVANSSSLQCDAIESFGSSPERSIKKPHHSNH; this comes from the exons ATGGCTCCGACAACCACTCCCTGGGCATCTCCCTTTTACAACAAAGGGAACGATTG GTTTGTTGACACGTATCTTCCGAGTGATATTGTGGTTGAAATCGGGGGAACTTTATTCCATCTTCACAAG TTTCCTCTCTTATCAAAATGTGGGAAGATTGCACATGCACTAGAGGAATCTGAAAATACGGACAAGGAGGTGCATCTTACATTAGATTGTTGTCCTGGCGGACTAGATGCGTTTATCATTGCAGCAAAATTTTGCTATGGATTACGGGTGGAATTGTCTCCGACGAACATATTTGTGGTGTATTGTGTTGCGGAATTTCTTGAAATGACGGATGAATTTGGTGAGGAGAATTTATTGGCTCAGGCAGAGGCTTTCTTTCATAAAGTTGTGCTTCGAAGCTGGAAAGATTGCATAGTTGCTCTTCAAAGCGCTGATAATTCTATTTCACATGCTGAATCTCTCCGGATTGTGCATAAATGTTTGAGTGCTCTCTCGATGATGGTTTGCACTGATCCTAGTTTGTTTGGGTGGCCTATGATGATGTATGGAAGTTTGCAAAGCCCTGGCGGTAGTATCCTTTGGAATGGAATAAACACTGGAGCTAGAATTAGAAGCTCGGCTTCTGACTGGTGGCAGGAAGATATCTCATGCCTTAGCATGCTAATGTTTAAGCAGCTGATAGAAACTATGACTGAGCGAGGCATAAGGCCTGAAAATATTTCTGGTGCTCTAATGCACTATTTGAGAAAGTATTTACCTGGTCTTGATCGGTGGCAAATTGGGCTAGGTGGTAGAAGCAAAAATCTTGCTAATTTGGCAATGGCTACAGGCATAATAGATCAAAAAGTTCTGCTGGAATGCCTTGAAAAATTACTTCCTGAAAGGAAGGGGAAATCATATTCTCGCTTCTTATTAGGACTTCTACGAATTGCTATAATACTGAATGTCTGCCAATCATGCAAAGATTCTCTTGAAAGAAGAATTGGCATGCAACTGGAATTGGCAACACTTGATGGTCTTTTGATTCCCAACTTCTCATATTCTGATCATTTATATGACACAGACTGTGTTGAGCGCATTATTGGCCATTTCTTATCTTGCCAGTCGGTGACTGTGGTATCCTTttcaccttcttcaatatctgATCCACCCAGGTCACCTTCCTCTACTCCTATAAGGAAGGTGACAAAGTTAATAGATAGTTATCTTTCCGAGATTGCACCTGATGTTAACTTGAAGCCTGATAAGATGCTGTCTCTTGTGGAGGCCCTTCCTGAATCTTTTAGGTCTCTTCATGATGGACTTTATCAAGCTTTGGATATATATTTCAAG GCACACCCATGGCTGTCCCAGAGTGATAGAGAGCAACTCTGCGACAGCATTGACTATGGAAGGCTTTCAATTGATGCATGTGCGCATGCATCGCAGAACGAACGCCTGCCACTTAGAGTTGTTCTCCAAGTTCTATATTTTGAGCAGTTACATCTGCGAAAAGCCCTTTCTCAATGCCTTCATGTCTTGGACAGTGACAGCAATGCTGCTGCTGATGCAAATGACTTAACTGGACAGATCCTTCAGAGAGATGGTTGGGTTACTCTTGTGCGGGAAAACTGTGGTCTGAGGGTAGACTTGGAAGGCATGCGTTCAAGGGTCAGAGTGCTAGAACAAGAATTTGCAAGCATGAAGCGAGATTTAAGCAAGGCAGATAGGCCTCACAGTTTGTCAATTACTGCTCAAGCCATCTCCAGAAAACTTGGATGCATGCCTGTCGCTAATTCGAGCAGTCTTCAGTGTGATGCCATAGAAAGCTTTGGTTCTAGCCCTGAGAGGTCTATTAAGAAACCACATCATTCAAATCATTGA
- the LOC120270503 gene encoding uncharacterized protein LOC120270503 isoform X1, with protein sequence MASCDDDFSLLGDEAQSHPHAQHQHHHHHQHHHHQQQPPFSTPHRYVAKAVPPIRSHLGAIPSPKKDVDGRRADDDDEYGEAFAAAQSEATKSYHDVNSHHHCFADEDPGANPFGPRPTTEDEDEDNGNNNPDLKSRAAAQQQLGPAAICRSEPKRKDRDELSDGGSPYCFNSKKSRPSSSSGDYRKDREEWSDSAIGCLLDAYTDKYVQLNRGNLRGRDWEDVATIVSERCDKQKSGKSVEQCKNKIDNLKKRYKAECQRLTSGSLAVSHWPWFKKLEQIVVPSSSSSKPQCEDDKSITLGGSASVTRQTKRYSVSTPGAVGVTNNVKMKQLSSPRWKRVVLKISGAALTGNGPQNVDPKVAMLIAREIAMANHAGVEVICVLEVRVAVVVGGRNFFSGDSWVAATGIDKATAYQIGMMASVMNSMLLQASLEKIGVPTRVQTAFTMQEIAEPYIRRRAIRHLEKGRVVIFGGIGAGTGSPLFTTDAAAALRASEINADAVLKGTNVDGVYDCHHRNSNMQFEHISFRELDARGISAMDMTAVSFCEENGIPVVLFNLLEPGNISRALCGEQVGTLVDQSGRIS encoded by the exons ATGGCCTCCTGCGACGACGACTTCAGTCTCCTCGGAGACGAAGCGCAGTCCCATCCCCATGCTCAACATCAgcatcaccaccatcatcagcaccaccatcaccaacaGCAGCCGCCCTTCTCCACACCCCATCGCTATGTTGCCAAAGCTGTGCCTCCCATACGATCCCACCTCGGCGCCATCCCCAGCCCCAAGAAAGACGTGGATGGTCGTCGAGCGGATGATGACGACGAATACGGTGAGGCCTTTGCCGCCGCCCAGTCGGAGGCCACCAAATCTTACCACGACGTCAACTCTCACCATCACTGCTTCGCGGACGAGGACCCTGGCGCCAATCCGTTCGGACCCCGGCCTACTACCGAGGACGAGGATGAGGACAACGGCAATAACAATCCGGATCTCAAGTCCCGAGCTGCAGCCCAGCAGCAGCTCGGTCCCGCTGCCATCTGCCGTTCGGAGCCCAAGCGCAAGGACCGGGACGAGCTCAGCGATGGGGGGTCTCCTTACTGCTTTAACAGCAAGAAGTCAAGGCCGTCGTCGTCGTCGGGCGACTACAGGAAGGACCGCGAGGAGTGGAGCGACTCAGCCATCGGGTGCCTGCTGGATGCCTACACCGACAAATATGTGCAACTGAACAGAGGAAACCTGCGGGGAAGGGACTGGGAGGACGTCGCCACCATCGTGAGCGAGCGATGTGACAAGCAGAAGTCGGGTAAGAGCGTGGAACAATGCAAGAATAAGATAGACAACCTAAAGAAGCGGTACAAGGCAGAGTGCCAACGCCTCACTAGTGGCAGCCTCGCTGTCAGCCACTGGCCTTGGTTCAAGAAGCTTGAGCAGATTGTAgtcccctcctcctcctcctccaagCCCCAGTGCGAAGATGACAAGTCCATCACGCTTGGTGGCTCTGCTTCTGTCACCAGGCAAACCAAGAG GTACTCGGTTTCCACACCTGGTGCTGTTGGTGTAACAAATAACGTGAAAATGAAACAATTGTCAAGCCCAAGATGGAAGAGAGTGGTTTTGAAAATTAGTGGTGCTGCATTAACTGGGAACGGTCCACAAAATGTTGATCCTAAG GTGGCAATGCTAATTGCTAGAGAAATTGCAATGGCTAACCACGCAGGAGTTGAGGTAATCTGTGTCCTTGAAGTCAGG GTGGCAGTTGTTGTTGGAGGACGAAATTTCTTTTCTGGGGATTCCTGGGTAGCAGCTACTGGTATTGATAAAGCTACAGCCTACCAGATTGG CATGATGGCATCTGTGATGAACTCTATGTTGCTCCAAGCATCTCTAGAGAAGATTGGGGTTCCAACACGTGTACAAACTGCATTTACGATGCAAGAGATTGCTGAACCCTACATAAGACGTCGAGCTATCCGGCATCTTGAAAAAGGAAGAGTGGTGATATTTGGTGGAATTGGTGCGGGAACTGGAAGTCCACTTTTCACCACTGATGCAGCAGCGGCTCTTCGAGCCTCTGAAA TTAATGCTGATGCTGTCCTCAAGGGTACCAATGTGGATGGTGTTTATGACTGTCATCACAGAAACAGCAACATGCAGTTCGAGCACATTTCTTTCAGGGAGTTAGATGCAAGAGGCATTAGTGCCATGGACATGACTGCAGTTTCATTCTGTGAAGAGAATGGTATTCCTG TCGTACTTTTTAATTTGCTGGAACCAGGCAACATTTCAAGGGCACTTTGTGGAGAGCAAGTTGGTACCCTTGTAGACCAGTCTGGAAGGATTAGCTGA
- the LOC120270503 gene encoding uncharacterized protein LOC120270503 isoform X2 gives MASCDDDFSLLGDEAQSHPHAQHQHHHHHQHHHHQQQPPFSTPHRYVAKAVPPIRSHLGAIPSPKKDVDGRRADDDDEYGEAFAAAQSEATKSYHDVNSHHHCFADEDPGANPFGPRPTTEDEDEDNGNNNPDLKSRAAAQQQLGPAAICRSEPKRKDRDELSDGGSPYCFNSKKSRPSSSSGDYRKDREEWSDSAIGCLLDAYTDKYVQLNRGNLRGRDWEDVATIVSERCDKQKSGKSVEQCKNKIDNLKKRYKAECQRLTSGSLAVSHWPWFKKLEQIVVPSSSSSKPQCEDDKSITLGGSASVTRQTKRYSVSTPGAVGVTNNVKMKQLSSPRWKRVVLKISGAALTGNGPQNVDPKVAMLIAREIAMANHAGVEVAVVVGGRNFFSGDSWVAATGIDKATAYQIGMMASVMNSMLLQASLEKIGVPTRVQTAFTMQEIAEPYIRRRAIRHLEKGRVVIFGGIGAGTGSPLFTTDAAAALRASEINADAVLKGTNVDGVYDCHHRNSNMQFEHISFRELDARGISAMDMTAVSFCEENGIPVVLFNLLEPGNISRALCGEQVGTLVDQSGRIS, from the exons ATGGCCTCCTGCGACGACGACTTCAGTCTCCTCGGAGACGAAGCGCAGTCCCATCCCCATGCTCAACATCAgcatcaccaccatcatcagcaccaccatcaccaacaGCAGCCGCCCTTCTCCACACCCCATCGCTATGTTGCCAAAGCTGTGCCTCCCATACGATCCCACCTCGGCGCCATCCCCAGCCCCAAGAAAGACGTGGATGGTCGTCGAGCGGATGATGACGACGAATACGGTGAGGCCTTTGCCGCCGCCCAGTCGGAGGCCACCAAATCTTACCACGACGTCAACTCTCACCATCACTGCTTCGCGGACGAGGACCCTGGCGCCAATCCGTTCGGACCCCGGCCTACTACCGAGGACGAGGATGAGGACAACGGCAATAACAATCCGGATCTCAAGTCCCGAGCTGCAGCCCAGCAGCAGCTCGGTCCCGCTGCCATCTGCCGTTCGGAGCCCAAGCGCAAGGACCGGGACGAGCTCAGCGATGGGGGGTCTCCTTACTGCTTTAACAGCAAGAAGTCAAGGCCGTCGTCGTCGTCGGGCGACTACAGGAAGGACCGCGAGGAGTGGAGCGACTCAGCCATCGGGTGCCTGCTGGATGCCTACACCGACAAATATGTGCAACTGAACAGAGGAAACCTGCGGGGAAGGGACTGGGAGGACGTCGCCACCATCGTGAGCGAGCGATGTGACAAGCAGAAGTCGGGTAAGAGCGTGGAACAATGCAAGAATAAGATAGACAACCTAAAGAAGCGGTACAAGGCAGAGTGCCAACGCCTCACTAGTGGCAGCCTCGCTGTCAGCCACTGGCCTTGGTTCAAGAAGCTTGAGCAGATTGTAgtcccctcctcctcctcctccaagCCCCAGTGCGAAGATGACAAGTCCATCACGCTTGGTGGCTCTGCTTCTGTCACCAGGCAAACCAAGAG GTACTCGGTTTCCACACCTGGTGCTGTTGGTGTAACAAATAACGTGAAAATGAAACAATTGTCAAGCCCAAGATGGAAGAGAGTGGTTTTGAAAATTAGTGGTGCTGCATTAACTGGGAACGGTCCACAAAATGTTGATCCTAAG GTGGCAATGCTAATTGCTAGAGAAATTGCAATGGCTAACCACGCAGGAGTTGAG GTGGCAGTTGTTGTTGGAGGACGAAATTTCTTTTCTGGGGATTCCTGGGTAGCAGCTACTGGTATTGATAAAGCTACAGCCTACCAGATTGG CATGATGGCATCTGTGATGAACTCTATGTTGCTCCAAGCATCTCTAGAGAAGATTGGGGTTCCAACACGTGTACAAACTGCATTTACGATGCAAGAGATTGCTGAACCCTACATAAGACGTCGAGCTATCCGGCATCTTGAAAAAGGAAGAGTGGTGATATTTGGTGGAATTGGTGCGGGAACTGGAAGTCCACTTTTCACCACTGATGCAGCAGCGGCTCTTCGAGCCTCTGAAA TTAATGCTGATGCTGTCCTCAAGGGTACCAATGTGGATGGTGTTTATGACTGTCATCACAGAAACAGCAACATGCAGTTCGAGCACATTTCTTTCAGGGAGTTAGATGCAAGAGGCATTAGTGCCATGGACATGACTGCAGTTTCATTCTGTGAAGAGAATGGTATTCCTG TCGTACTTTTTAATTTGCTGGAACCAGGCAACATTTCAAGGGCACTTTGTGGAGAGCAAGTTGGTACCCTTGTAGACCAGTCTGGAAGGATTAGCTGA